One genomic segment of Mobula hypostoma chromosome 2, sMobHyp1.1, whole genome shotgun sequence includes these proteins:
- the trib2 gene encoding tribbles homolog 2 isoform X2 has protein sequence MHSFVRTCKRLKEDEAARLFYQITSAVAHCHDNGVVLRDLKLRKFVFKDEERTQVKLESLEDAYILNGEDDALSDKHGCPAYVSPEILNTNGSYSGKAADVWSLGVMLYTMLVGRYPFHDVEPGSLFSKIRRGQFNIPETLSPRAKCLIRSILRREPLERLTSREILDHPWFASDFAASSSGYGANEKEAVDQLVPDVNMDVELDPFFN, from the exons ATGCACTCATTTGTTCGCACTTGCAAAAGGCTCAAAGAGGATGAAGCAGCAAGATTATTCTACCAGATAACGTCTGCTGTAGCGCACTGCCACGATAATGGCGTGGTACTGCGAGATCTCAAATTAAGAAAATTTGTATTTAAGGACGAAGAACG gACACAGGTAAAATTGGAAAGTCTGGAGGATGCTTACATCTTAAATGGTGAAGATGATGCTCTTTCAGACAAGCATGGTTGTCCAGCGTATGTGAGCCCTGAGATCCTCAACACTAATGGCAGCTACTCTGGTAAGGCCGCCGACGTGTGGAGTCTAGGTGTGATGCTGTACACAATGCTTGTTGGACGGTATCCCTTCCACGATGTGGAACCAGGTTCTCTCTTTAGCAAAATTCGCCGTGGCCAGTTTAACATTCCAGAAACTCTTTCCCCACGAGCAAAATGCCTTATCCGTAGCATCTTGCGTCGTGAGCCTTTGGAAAGGCTAACATCCCGGGAAATCTTGGACCACCCTTGGTTTGCCTCTGATTTTGCAGCTTCTAGTTCCGGATATGGTGCTAATGAAAAAGAAGCAGTTGATCAACTGGTACCTGATGTGAATATGGATGTTGAGTTGGACCCATTTTTCAACTGA
- the trib2 gene encoding tribbles homolog 2 isoform X1, with protein sequence MSIQRSSPITIVRHGRSRHKTHHEYEELSCVRTSDCSQSFSPNLGSPSPPETPNSCHCISQIGQYLLLEPLEGDHVLGAVHLHSGEELICKVFDIGRYQETLAAYFCLSAHEGINQITEILLGEQRSYVFFEKSHGDMHSFVRTCKRLKEDEAARLFYQITSAVAHCHDNGVVLRDLKLRKFVFKDEERTQVKLESLEDAYILNGEDDALSDKHGCPAYVSPEILNTNGSYSGKAADVWSLGVMLYTMLVGRYPFHDVEPGSLFSKIRRGQFNIPETLSPRAKCLIRSILRREPLERLTSREILDHPWFASDFAASSSGYGANEKEAVDQLVPDVNMDVELDPFFN encoded by the exons ATGAGCATACAGAGATCCAGTCCAATCACCATTGTAAGGCATGGAAGATCGAGGCATAAGACTCATCACGAATATGAAGAATTATCTTGTGTGAGGACTAGTGACTGCAGCCAGAGTTTCAGCCCGAACCTAGGCTCTCCCAGCCCACCCGAAACCCCTAACTCGTGTCATTGCATTTCTCAAATCGGACAGTATCTATTGTTGGAGCCATTAGAGGGTGACCACGTTCTTGGGGCAGTGCATTTGCATAGCGGCGAGGAGCTCATTTGTAAG GTATTCGATATTGGTCGATATCAAGAAACATTAGCAGCCTATTTTTGTTTGTCTGCACATGAAGGCATCAATCAGATAACTGAAATTCTTCTAGGGGAACAAAGATCGTACGTTTTCTTTGAAAAGAGCCATGGGGATATGCACTCATTTGTTCGCACTTGCAAAAGGCTCAAAGAGGATGAAGCAGCAAGATTATTCTACCAGATAACGTCTGCTGTAGCGCACTGCCACGATAATGGCGTGGTACTGCGAGATCTCAAATTAAGAAAATTTGTATTTAAGGACGAAGAACG gACACAGGTAAAATTGGAAAGTCTGGAGGATGCTTACATCTTAAATGGTGAAGATGATGCTCTTTCAGACAAGCATGGTTGTCCAGCGTATGTGAGCCCTGAGATCCTCAACACTAATGGCAGCTACTCTGGTAAGGCCGCCGACGTGTGGAGTCTAGGTGTGATGCTGTACACAATGCTTGTTGGACGGTATCCCTTCCACGATGTGGAACCAGGTTCTCTCTTTAGCAAAATTCGCCGTGGCCAGTTTAACATTCCAGAAACTCTTTCCCCACGAGCAAAATGCCTTATCCGTAGCATCTTGCGTCGTGAGCCTTTGGAAAGGCTAACATCCCGGGAAATCTTGGACCACCCTTGGTTTGCCTCTGATTTTGCAGCTTCTAGTTCCGGATATGGTGCTAATGAAAAAGAAGCAGTTGATCAACTGGTACCTGATGTGAATATGGATGTTGAGTTGGACCCATTTTTCAACTGA